The Chelatococcus sp. HY11 genome includes a window with the following:
- the aspS gene encoding aspartate--tRNA ligase, with amino-acid sequence MHRYRSHTCGALRGADIGEKVRLSGWCHRIRDHGGVLFIDLRDHYGLTQAVIDPDSPAFKAAEALRAEWVVRIDGLVRARPAGTENAELPTGEVEVYVSEIEVLGPAAELPLQVFGDQVFPEETRLKYRFLDLRREKLHKNIMTRGAIIDSMRRRMKDQGFFEFQTPILTASSPEGARDFLVPSRLHPGKFYALPQAPQQYKQLIMMSGFDRYFQIAPCFRDEDPRADRLPGEFYQLDLEMSFVTQDDVFAAMEPVIRGVFEDFAEGKPVTQNWPRIPYADAMRKYGSDKPDLRNPLVMQGVSEHFRGSGFKVFARMLEDEKNQVWAIPGPGGGSRAFCDRMNAWAQGEGQPGLGYIMWREGGEGAGPIANNIGPERTAAIKAQLGLKDGDAAFFVAGDPAKFVKFAGAARTKVGEDLNLVDHDRFELAWIVDFPMYEWNEDEKKVDFSHNPFSMPQGGLEALQGQDPLTIKAFQYDIACNGYEIASGGIRNHRPDAMVKAFEIAGYGEETVVERFGGMYRAFQYGAPPHGGMAAGVDRIVMLLCGVTNLREISLFPMNQQALDLTMGAPSDVMAKQLRELHIRLNLPDQK; translated from the coding sequence ATGCATCGCTATCGTTCTCATACCTGCGGCGCGCTCCGCGGGGCCGACATTGGTGAAAAGGTCCGTTTGTCGGGCTGGTGCCACCGCATCCGCGACCACGGCGGCGTGCTCTTCATCGATCTGCGTGACCATTATGGGCTGACGCAGGCCGTCATCGATCCGGATTCGCCGGCCTTCAAGGCGGCGGAAGCCCTGCGCGCCGAATGGGTGGTGCGGATCGACGGCCTCGTCCGCGCCCGTCCCGCCGGGACCGAGAATGCCGAGCTGCCGACTGGCGAGGTCGAGGTCTATGTCAGCGAGATCGAGGTTCTCGGCCCGGCCGCCGAACTGCCGCTGCAGGTCTTCGGCGACCAGGTGTTCCCCGAGGAGACGCGTCTCAAGTATCGCTTCCTCGACCTGCGCCGCGAGAAGCTGCACAAGAACATCATGACGCGCGGCGCCATCATCGACTCGATGCGTCGTCGCATGAAGGACCAGGGCTTCTTCGAGTTCCAGACGCCCATCCTGACGGCCTCCTCGCCGGAGGGCGCGCGTGACTTCCTGGTGCCCTCGCGGCTTCATCCCGGCAAGTTCTACGCCCTGCCGCAGGCGCCGCAGCAGTACAAGCAGCTCATCATGATGTCGGGCTTCGATCGCTACTTCCAGATCGCGCCCTGCTTCCGCGACGAGGACCCGCGCGCCGATCGCCTGCCGGGCGAGTTCTACCAGCTCGACCTTGAGATGAGCTTCGTCACGCAGGACGACGTGTTCGCGGCGATGGAGCCGGTGATCCGTGGCGTCTTCGAGGACTTCGCCGAAGGCAAGCCGGTGACCCAGAACTGGCCGCGCATTCCTTATGCCGACGCGATGCGCAAGTATGGCTCGGACAAGCCGGACCTGCGCAACCCGCTCGTCATGCAGGGCGTGTCCGAGCACTTCCGCGGCTCGGGCTTCAAGGTCTTCGCGCGCATGCTCGAGGACGAGAAGAACCAAGTCTGGGCTATCCCCGGTCCCGGCGGCGGCAGCCGCGCGTTCTGTGACCGCATGAACGCCTGGGCGCAGGGCGAGGGCCAGCCCGGCCTCGGCTATATCATGTGGCGCGAAGGCGGGGAGGGCGCGGGCCCCATCGCCAACAACATCGGCCCGGAGCGCACGGCTGCCATCAAGGCCCAACTCGGCCTGAAGGATGGCGATGCAGCCTTCTTCGTGGCCGGCGACCCGGCGAAGTTCGTCAAGTTCGCCGGAGCCGCGCGTACGAAGGTGGGCGAGGACCTCAACCTCGTGGACCACGATCGCTTCGAGCTCGCCTGGATCGTCGACTTCCCGATGTATGAGTGGAACGAGGACGAGAAGAAGGTCGACTTCTCGCACAACCCGTTCTCCATGCCTCAGGGCGGCCTGGAGGCCCTTCAGGGGCAGGATCCCCTGACCATCAAGGCATTCCAGTACGACATCGCCTGCAATGGCTATGAGATCGCCTCGGGCGGCATCCGCAACCATCGCCCCGACGCGATGGTCAAGGCCTTCGAGATCGCCGGCTATGGCGAGGAGACCGTGGTCGAGCGTTTCGGCGGCATGTACCGTGCCTTCCAGTACGGCGCGCCGCCCCATGGCGGCATGGCGGCGGGCGTCGACCGCATCGTCATGCTGTTGTGCGGCGTCACCAACCTGCGCGAGATCTCGCTGTTCCCGATGAACCAGCAGGCGCTGGATCTCACCATGGGCGCGCCGTCCGACGTGATGGCGAAGCAACTGCGGGAGCTCCATATCCGGCTCAATCTGCCGGACCAGAAGTGA
- a CDS encoding glycosyltransferase family 2 protein encodes MPAASVTAVVVAYDSAHALPDCLGALAREGVPAIVIDNASTDGSAEVAARLCAEVIRNPVNEGYGRANNRGVAAAKMPFVLIINPDVILDEGAVAALLDAAERYPDAGLLAPVLVEPDGRHFFQPRSLLAPYLHNPAGTERLPEGDCCAPFLSGAIFLMRRDLFLGLGGFDPRIFLFYEDDDLCRRVADAGHSLIHVAGATARHGRGRSSAPAPGRIFRGRWHQAWSRAYVSRKYGLPNPAPAMAFRNALKWLGAALIFNRGRMARYGGSAAGAIAALRGMDALAYQGIPSKEE; translated from the coding sequence ATGCCAGCCGCCTCCGTCACCGCCGTCGTCGTCGCCTATGACAGCGCCCATGCTTTGCCGGATTGTCTCGGCGCCTTGGCGCGGGAGGGGGTGCCGGCAATCGTGATCGACAATGCGAGCACCGACGGCTCGGCTGAGGTGGCGGCGCGCCTTTGCGCTGAGGTCATCCGCAATCCCGTCAATGAAGGCTATGGCCGGGCGAACAATCGCGGCGTCGCCGCGGCGAAGATGCCCTTCGTGCTGATCATCAACCCGGACGTGATTCTCGACGAGGGAGCCGTCGCGGCGCTTCTCGACGCTGCGGAGCGCTATCCCGACGCCGGTCTTCTCGCGCCTGTCCTGGTCGAGCCGGACGGGCGTCATTTCTTCCAGCCGCGTTCGCTGCTGGCGCCTTATCTTCACAATCCCGCGGGAACGGAGCGGCTGCCCGAGGGCGATTGTTGCGCGCCCTTTCTCTCCGGGGCGATCTTTCTCATGCGACGCGACCTGTTCCTCGGGCTTGGCGGCTTCGATCCGCGCATCTTCCTGTTCTACGAAGATGACGACCTCTGCCGCCGGGTCGCGGACGCTGGCCATTCGCTCATCCATGTGGCGGGTGCGACGGCCCGCCACGGGCGTGGGCGTTCCAGCGCGCCGGCGCCGGGACGGATCTTTCGCGGCCGCTGGCATCAGGCATGGTCGCGCGCCTATGTCAGCCGTAAGTACGGCCTGCCGAACCCCGCTCCGGCGATGGCCTTCAGGAACGCGCTGAAATGGCTGGGAGCCGCGTTGATCTTCAATCGTGGCCGGATGGCGCGCTACGGCGGGTCGGCGGCTGGCGCCATCGCCGCCTTGCGCGGAATGGACGCGCTGGCTTATCAAGGAATTCCGAGCAAGGAGGAGTAG
- a CDS encoding acyltransferase, whose amino-acid sequence MTSTTATSSARPGLLAELPTLADCIARPYDNFSVLRLILALAVVVSHAFSVSTGGHEPFHLSTGFSLGEYAVNGFFTISGFLVTMSFARRGWRDYIVARMLRIAPAFIVATLAMAAFGSLITTLSFADYWRDPQVSRFIVATLTTFKSAGILPGVFADNPLRYPLGTVWTLKYEVLCYLGVLVFGVTVGLSRRGFALAIVAGLGVAIVVLDALHPEAGKAVQTSLRLPFLFGLGAVFYLYRDEIRITSWLVVLLVGATWLAQDTAFYKALNFTTGAYGIIWLAVAPGLSSRAFDLKTDLSYGVYLLGWPVQQTLQAFSPQMPIEAMLPIAMGLSLLVALVSWHLVEKPALGLKARILNHARRRDALSAAP is encoded by the coding sequence ATGACCTCGACAACCGCAACGTCCTCCGCCCGGCCCGGGCTTCTGGCCGAGCTGCCGACCCTGGCGGACTGCATTGCGCGCCCTTACGACAATTTCTCCGTGCTGCGGCTCATCCTGGCGCTCGCCGTGGTGGTGTCCCATGCCTTCAGCGTCTCGACCGGCGGCCATGAGCCTTTTCACCTCTCCACGGGTTTCAGCCTGGGCGAATACGCGGTCAACGGCTTTTTCACGATCTCCGGCTTCCTCGTGACCATGAGCTTCGCGCGGCGCGGCTGGCGCGACTACATCGTCGCGCGCATGCTGAGGATCGCGCCGGCCTTCATCGTCGCGACGCTGGCCATGGCGGCCTTCGGCTCGCTCATCACCACCCTGAGCTTCGCCGATTATTGGCGGGATCCGCAGGTCAGCCGCTTCATCGTCGCGACGCTCACCACTTTCAAGAGCGCCGGAATTCTTCCGGGCGTCTTCGCGGACAATCCCCTGCGTTATCCGCTCGGAACGGTCTGGACGCTGAAATACGAGGTGCTGTGCTATCTCGGCGTGCTCGTCTTCGGCGTAACCGTCGGCCTGAGCCGCCGGGGCTTCGCGCTCGCTATCGTCGCCGGCCTCGGTGTCGCGATCGTTGTTCTGGACGCCCTCCATCCGGAAGCGGGGAAGGCTGTGCAGACATCCCTCAGGCTGCCGTTCCTGTTCGGCCTGGGCGCGGTATTCTATCTCTATCGGGACGAAATACGGATTACGTCATGGCTCGTCGTCCTGCTCGTGGGCGCGACGTGGCTCGCGCAGGACACGGCCTTCTACAAGGCGTTGAATTTCACGACGGGCGCCTACGGCATCATCTGGCTGGCGGTCGCGCCCGGCCTGTCATCGCGGGCGTTCGACCTGAAGACCGACCTGTCCTACGGCGTCTATCTGCTCGGCTGGCCGGTGCAGCAGACCCTGCAGGCCTTCTCGCCGCAGATGCCGATCGAGGCGATGCTGCCCATCGCGATGGGCCTGTCGCTCCTTGTCGCGCTGGTCTCCTGGCATCTCGTGGAAAAGCCGGCGCTTGGGCTGAAGGCCCGCATCCTCAACCACGCGCGACGACGGGACGCTCTCTCCGCCGCGCCGTGA
- a CDS encoding CatB-related O-acetyltransferase, with amino-acid sequence MRLFQRLGMKRNPHNETRLHLEKLVRKHGASIGPYSYGRPKVRFADWGARLTIGSYCSIADQVEIMLGGNHRADFVSTYPFSAFPGQWPEAPGGLDHQGPTGDVVIGHDVWIGSGALILPGVAIGPGAIIAARAVVSRDVPPYAVVAGVPARVMRKRFDDATIAALVACAWWELPRDDVAALIPLLQSGDIAALIAAVTARRRERPVVARG; translated from the coding sequence ATGCGGCTTTTTCAGCGTCTGGGGATGAAACGAAATCCGCATAACGAGACCCGCCTTCACCTTGAAAAGCTTGTCCGCAAACATGGTGCGTCCATCGGGCCTTATTCCTATGGCCGGCCGAAAGTGCGCTTCGCCGACTGGGGCGCCAGGCTGACGATCGGCTCCTATTGCTCCATCGCCGACCAGGTGGAGATCATGCTCGGCGGCAATCACCGCGCCGATTTCGTGAGCACCTACCCCTTTTCCGCCTTTCCCGGGCAATGGCCGGAAGCCCCCGGCGGGCTCGATCATCAAGGCCCCACGGGAGACGTGGTGATCGGCCATGATGTGTGGATCGGCTCAGGCGCTCTCATCCTGCCCGGCGTGGCGATCGGGCCGGGGGCCATCATCGCCGCCCGCGCCGTCGTCAGCCGCGACGTTCCGCCCTATGCCGTGGTCGCGGGCGTGCCGGCACGCGTCATGCGCAAACGGTTCGACGACGCCACGATCGCCGCGCTCGTCGCTTGCGCCTGGTGGGAACTGCCACGCGACGACGTCGCGGCCCTCATTCCGCTTCTCCAGAGCGGCGACATCGCCGCCCTCATCGCGGCCGTCACGGCGCGGCGGAGAGAGCGTCCCGTCGTCGCGCGTGGTTGA
- a CDS encoding NADP-dependent malic enzyme, protein MADEMSNDLKAGALYYHRFPRPGKLEIQPTKPLGNQRDLAHAYSPGVAAACEAIVADPAEASQLTSRQNLVAVISNGTAVLGLGNIGPLASKPVMEGKAVLFKKFAGIDVFDIEVAENDAARLVDVVAALEPTFGGINLEDIKAPECFEVEENLKARMGIPVFHDDQHGTAIIVGAAVSNALELAGKSLADVKIVTSGAGAAALACLNLLVTLGARRENIWVTDIEGVVYEGREALMDRWKSVYAQNTEARTLAEVIPGADVFLGLSAGGVLKADMVKTMADKPLILALANPYPEIMPDAAIAARPDAMICTGRSDFPNQVNNVLCFPYIFRGALDVEASTINEAMKAAAVKAIAALAREAPSDVVARAYGGDISGFGPTSLIPNPFDPRLILRIAPAVARAAMESGVARKPITDMAAYTESLSRFVFRSGFIMKPVFALARKEPKRVIYAEGEDERVLRAAQAVLEDGIAQPVLIGRPAVVETRLKRFGLSIQAGRDFELINPEDDPRYRDYVATYLDVAGRKGITPDIARTLVRTSTTVIAALALARGEADAMLCGLEGRFSSRIKHIEDIIGLAPGVRALSAMSLIITSKGHYFLADTHVRDDPTADEIAEMTVMCAEHVRRFGIEPQIALLADSDFGSADTGSAVKMREALALIRERAPALEVDGEMQADSALSQVIREKVLPTSRLKGAANVLIMPNLDSANIAYQLTKILADALPVGPIILGPAKPAHILTPSVTTRGIVNMTAVAVVEAQAGSGESAGTKV, encoded by the coding sequence ATGGCTGATGAAATGTCGAATGATCTGAAAGCCGGAGCGCTTTACTACCATCGTTTTCCCCGGCCCGGAAAGCTCGAGATTCAGCCCACCAAGCCGCTCGGCAACCAGCGGGATCTGGCCCACGCCTATTCACCCGGTGTCGCGGCCGCCTGCGAGGCGATCGTCGCTGATCCCGCCGAAGCTTCGCAGCTCACCTCGCGCCAGAACCTCGTCGCGGTCATTTCCAACGGCACGGCGGTGCTCGGCCTCGGCAATATCGGGCCGCTGGCCTCGAAGCCGGTCATGGAGGGCAAGGCGGTCCTCTTCAAGAAATTCGCCGGAATCGATGTCTTCGATATCGAGGTGGCGGAAAACGACGCGGCGCGGCTCGTCGATGTGGTGGCGGCGCTGGAGCCGACCTTCGGTGGCATCAACCTCGAGGACATCAAGGCGCCGGAATGCTTCGAGGTCGAGGAGAACCTGAAGGCCCGCATGGGGATCCCGGTCTTCCACGACGACCAGCACGGCACGGCGATCATCGTCGGCGCCGCCGTGAGCAATGCGCTCGAGCTCGCGGGCAAGTCGCTCGCCGACGTCAAGATCGTGACCTCAGGCGCCGGCGCGGCCGCGCTTGCCTGCCTCAATCTTCTCGTCACGCTCGGCGCGCGGCGCGAGAACATCTGGGTCACCGATATCGAAGGCGTCGTCTATGAAGGGCGTGAAGCCCTGATGGATCGCTGGAAGAGCGTTTATGCCCAGAATACGGAGGCGCGAACGCTCGCGGAGGTCATTCCGGGTGCCGATGTGTTTCTCGGCCTTTCCGCCGGGGGCGTGCTCAAGGCGGACATGGTCAAGACCATGGCGGACAAACCCTTGATCCTGGCACTCGCCAATCCCTATCCCGAGATCATGCCCGATGCCGCGATTGCAGCGCGCCCGGATGCCATGATCTGCACCGGCCGGTCGGATTTCCCGAATCAGGTCAACAACGTCCTCTGCTTTCCCTACATCTTCCGCGGAGCGCTCGATGTGGAAGCCTCGACGATCAACGAGGCGATGAAGGCAGCGGCGGTCAAGGCCATCGCGGCGCTTGCCCGCGAGGCGCCGTCCGATGTCGTGGCGCGCGCTTACGGCGGTGATATCAGCGGCTTTGGGCCGACTTCGCTGATTCCCAACCCCTTCGATCCCAGGCTTATCCTGCGTATTGCCCCGGCCGTCGCCCGCGCCGCCATGGAATCAGGCGTGGCCCGCAAGCCGATTACCGACATGGCGGCTTATACCGAGTCTCTGTCGCGTTTCGTGTTCCGTTCCGGTTTCATCATGAAGCCGGTGTTTGCCTTGGCCCGCAAGGAACCGAAGCGCGTGATCTACGCGGAGGGCGAGGACGAACGCGTGTTGCGGGCGGCGCAGGCGGTGCTGGAGGACGGTATCGCCCAACCTGTCCTCATCGGCCGTCCGGCGGTCGTCGAGACGCGCCTGAAACGCTTCGGCCTGTCCATCCAGGCGGGGCGGGACTTCGAGCTCATCAACCCGGAAGACGACCCCCGGTATCGCGATTATGTGGCTACCTATCTCGACGTGGCCGGCCGCAAGGGCATCACGCCGGATATCGCGCGAACGCTGGTGCGCACCAGCACCACCGTCATCGCCGCGCTGGCGCTGGCCCGTGGCGAGGCGGACGCCATGCTGTGCGGGCTGGAGGGGCGCTTCTCCTCCCGTATCAAGCATATCGAGGATATTATCGGCCTTGCGCCCGGCGTGCGTGCCCTGTCGGCGATGAGCTTGATCATCACCTCGAAGGGGCACTACTTCCTCGCCGATACCCACGTCCGTGATGACCCGACTGCCGACGAGATCGCCGAGATGACGGTCATGTGCGCGGAGCACGTGCGCCGGTTCGGCATCGAGCCGCAGATCGCCCTGCTCGCCGATTCGGATTTCGGTTCGGCCGATACCGGCAGCGCGGTGAAGATGCGCGAGGCTTTGGCGCTCATCCGCGAGCGCGCGCCCGCGCTGGAGGTGGATGGCGAGATGCAGGCAGATTCGGCTCTTTCGCAAGTCATCCGCGAAAAGGTGCTGCCGACGTCCCGGCTGAAGGGCGCGGCGAATGTGCTGATCATGCCGAATCTCGATTCGGCGAACATCGCCTACCAGCTCACCAAGATCCTCGC